One Bacteroidota bacterium genomic window carries:
- a CDS encoding FtsW/RodA/SpoVE family cell cycle protein: MNLFSYLKGDKVIWTIVLLLSIISVLVVYSSIVTLAYKYKSGDTSYYLIKHSLIIGMGIFLMYLTHTIKYTYYSRLSQLALFVAAPLLLFTLLKGANLNEASRWLEVPGTGLTFQTSDFAKLALIAYVARMLALKQNEIKDFKKTFLPIVIPIVAICGLILPANFSTSAVLFTTCMVLLFIGRVSFKHLGILLLSAVMAFSIFILIIFAFPNINNRVATWKARIENFSKNDSEGNYQVEQAKIAIATGGVVGKGPGKSTQRNFLPHPYSDFIFAIIIEEYGLGLALVIVLLYLILLYRAINIAGKCQKTFGSLLAIGCCFLLVFQAMINMAVAVNLFPVTGQPLPLVSMGGTSIWFTSIAFGIILSISRDLDPEPPKTETLETA; encoded by the coding sequence ATGAATCTGTTTTCATACCTAAAAGGAGATAAAGTAATTTGGACAATAGTTTTACTATTATCTATAATTTCTGTGTTGGTTGTTTACAGCTCTATCGTAACGTTAGCGTATAAATACAAATCGGGAGATACAAGCTATTACTTAATAAAACATTCCTTAATTATTGGGATGGGAATTTTCTTAATGTATCTCACACATACAATTAAATACACATACTATTCAAGGTTGTCTCAGTTGGCATTATTTGTTGCCGCACCGCTATTGTTATTTACTCTGCTAAAAGGAGCTAATTTAAATGAAGCTAGTAGATGGCTTGAGGTACCTGGAACGGGATTGACTTTTCAAACATCAGACTTTGCAAAGCTTGCTCTAATTGCATATGTAGCAAGAATGCTAGCACTCAAGCAAAATGAAATCAAAGATTTCAAAAAGACATTTTTACCCATTGTAATTCCTATTGTTGCAATTTGTGGATTAATACTTCCTGCTAATTTTTCTACATCAGCCGTATTATTTACAACCTGTATGGTCCTGCTTTTTATTGGAAGAGTAAGCTTTAAGCATTTGGGAATCCTTCTATTGTCAGCCGTGATGGCATTTTCTATATTCATTCTAATCATTTTTGCTTTCCCCAATATTAATAATCGCGTAGCTACATGGAAAGCCCGTATTGAGAATTTTTCGAAAAACGACAGTGAAGGTAATTATCAAGTAGAACAAGCTAAGATAGCCATTGCTACAGGCGGTGTGGTTGGGAAAGGACCTGGAAAAAGTACGCAACGTAATTTTTTACCGCATCCGTATTCCGATTTTATTTTTGCAATAATTATTGAAGAGTATGGCTTGGGCTTGGCTCTTGTAATTGTTTTGCTCTATCTTATTTTGTTGTATCGAGCAATAAATATAGCGGGCAAATGCCAGAAAACCTTTGGTAGTCTGTTGGCTATAGGTTGTTGTTTTTTATTGGTTTTTCAAGCTATGATAAATATGGCAGTTGCTGTTAATTTATTTCCCGTTACTGGTCAGCCCTTACCATTGGTAAGTATGGGAGGGACCTCCATTTGGTTTACAAGCATTGCATTTGGTATTATACTAAGTATTAGTAGAGATTTAGATCCTGAACCCCCAAAAACAGAAACTCTTGAAACCGCTTAA
- the murD gene encoding UDP-N-acetylmuramoyl-L-alanine--D-glutamate ligase produces the protein MSENKKIVILGAAESGVGAAILAASKGFSVFVSDKNKIKEKYKQQLQEKGIAFEEEIHSVDKILAANEIVKSPGIPDKAPVIKEAKNKGIPVISEIEFAGRYTNAKKICITGSNGKTTTTMLTYHILKKAGYNVGLAGNVGKSFALQVAENNYDYYVLELSSFQLDGMYDFKADVAILLNITPDHLDRYEYQLQNYVNAKFRITQNQTSADAFIYCADDPIIANEIQKRELHSTNYPFSIKQKVENGAYLQETQLILNTNQTTNQLNMSIQELALQGRHNLYNSMAAAVASNVVNVRKEDIRESLSDFQNVEHRLEFVATVHGINFINDSKATNVNSAWYALESMQQPVVWIVGGVDKGNDYAELKELVKEKVKAIICLGTDNKKIIKAFSSIVPVLVEAGSAKEAVAQGYRLGKKGDVVLLSPACASFDLFENFEDRGRQFKQAVRSL, from the coding sequence ATGTCAGAAAATAAAAAAATAGTAATTCTTGGAGCCGCTGAAAGTGGTGTGGGTGCAGCTATATTAGCAGCATCTAAAGGATTTTCTGTTTTTGTTTCTGACAAGAATAAAATAAAAGAAAAATATAAGCAGCAGTTGCAAGAAAAAGGAATTGCCTTTGAAGAGGAAATCCATTCAGTAGATAAAATACTAGCTGCTAATGAAATTGTAAAAAGCCCGGGAATTCCTGATAAGGCACCTGTCATTAAAGAGGCCAAAAACAAAGGAATTCCGGTTATATCAGAAATTGAATTTGCGGGACGTTACACAAACGCAAAAAAAATATGTATTACAGGAAGCAATGGTAAAACGACAACAACCATGCTTACCTATCACATTCTTAAAAAAGCCGGATACAATGTTGGTTTGGCAGGAAATGTGGGTAAAAGCTTTGCTCTGCAAGTAGCAGAAAACAACTACGATTACTATGTACTAGAGTTAAGTAGTTTTCAATTAGATGGAATGTATGATTTTAAAGCTGATGTAGCAATCCTTTTAAATATCACACCCGATCATTTAGATAGATATGAATATCAGTTGCAAAATTATGTAAATGCAAAATTTAGAATAACGCAGAATCAAACAAGTGCAGATGCATTTATTTATTGTGCCGATGATCCAATTATTGCAAACGAAATTCAAAAGCGAGAATTGCATTCCACTAACTACCCATTTTCTATAAAGCAGAAAGTAGAAAATGGAGCTTATTTACAAGAGACCCAATTAATCCTAAATACAAACCAAACAACAAACCAATTAAACATGTCAATTCAAGAACTAGCCTTACAAGGCAGACACAATCTTTACAACTCAATGGCAGCAGCTGTTGCATCTAATGTAGTGAATGTTAGAAAAGAAGATATTCGCGAAAGCTTATCTGATTTTCAAAATGTAGAACATCGACTAGAATTTGTAGCAACAGTGCATGGTATTAATTTTATCAACGATTCAAAGGCAACAAACGTAAATTCTGCTTGGTATGCATTAGAAAGTATGCAACAGCCGGTAGTTTGGATTGTTGGAGGAGTTGATAAAGGAAATGACTACGCTGAACTAAAAGAGTTAGTAAAAGAAAAAGTGAAAGCAATCATTTGCTTAGGAACTGATAATAAAAAAATTATCAAAGCATTTTCTTCTATTGTTCCTGTATTGGTTGAAGCTGGAAGTGCAAAAGAGGCTGTGGCTCAAGGTTACAGACTAGGTAAGAAAGGTGATGTAGTTCTTCTTTCTCCAGCATGTGCAAGTTTCGATCTATTTGAAAATTTTGAAGATAGAGGAAGACAATTTAAACAAGCAGTTCGCTCTCTTTAG
- a CDS encoding phospho-N-acetylmuramoyl-pentapeptide-transferase, giving the protein MFYYLFKFLDQHYDLPGAGVFQYISFRAAMALIVSLLISMVLGKRIITFLQNKQVGETIRDLGLQGQVQKQGTPTMGGLMILAAIVIPTLLFAKLHNIYIILMLVSTVWLGSIGFLDDYIKVFKKDKKGLAGKFKILGQIGIGLIVGVVIFFHRDVVIKEKVKSSGQGSYTIDEDFTKKKNLEIPVYAEEATKSMKTTIPFVKNNEFDYANVLSFLGSNYKKWAWLIFIPIVILIVTAVSNGANITDGIDGLASGTSAIIGVTLGILAYVSGNTVFADYLNIMYIPHTGELVIFMSAFVGACVGFLWYNSFPAQVFMGDTGSLALGGIIAVFAIAIRKELLIPILCGIFLVENLSVMIQVSYFKYTKNKYGEGRRIFKMSPLHHHYQKLGVHESKIVARFLIIGVMLAVLTIVTLKLR; this is encoded by the coding sequence ATGTTTTATTATTTATTCAAATTTTTAGACCAACACTACGATTTGCCCGGAGCAGGTGTATTTCAGTATATCTCATTTCGCGCAGCGATGGCATTGATTGTATCTCTATTAATATCAATGGTATTGGGTAAGCGCATTATCACATTTTTGCAAAACAAGCAAGTTGGCGAAACCATTCGAGATTTGGGCTTACAAGGGCAAGTTCAGAAGCAAGGTACTCCAACAATGGGAGGATTAATGATTTTGGCTGCCATAGTAATTCCCACATTGCTATTTGCAAAGCTTCATAATATATATATCATCTTAATGTTGGTATCTACTGTGTGGCTTGGTTCTATTGGCTTTTTGGACGATTATATAAAAGTATTTAAAAAAGATAAGAAAGGCTTAGCAGGAAAATTTAAAATTCTAGGTCAGATAGGAATTGGACTTATAGTAGGTGTTGTAATTTTCTTTCACAGGGATGTGGTAATTAAAGAAAAGGTAAAAAGTAGTGGTCAAGGCTCTTACACGATTGATGAGGATTTTACAAAAAAGAAAAACCTGGAAATTCCGGTGTATGCTGAAGAGGCCACTAAATCAATGAAAACAACCATTCCATTTGTAAAAAATAATGAGTTTGACTATGCAAATGTGCTTTCTTTTTTAGGTTCAAATTATAAGAAATGGGCGTGGTTGATTTTTATTCCTATTGTAATATTAATTGTTACTGCGGTATCGAATGGCGCTAATATTACAGATGGAATAGATGGCTTAGCATCCGGAACTTCTGCCATCATTGGTGTAACACTTGGAATTCTGGCATATGTGTCGGGTAATACGGTGTTTGCGGATTATTTGAACATCATGTACATACCTCATACCGGAGAGCTTGTAATATTTATGAGTGCCTTTGTTGGAGCATGCGTTGGCTTTTTATGGTACAACTCTTTTCCTGCGCAAGTATTTATGGGAGATACGGGCAGTTTAGCATTGGGTGGAATCATTGCAGTATTTGCAATCGCCATTCGTAAGGAATTGCTTATCCCCATTTTATGTGGAATTTTTTTAGTGGAAAATTTATCTGTTATGATTCAGGTAAGTTATTTCAAATACACAAAGAATAAGTATGGCGAAGGACGTAGAATATTTAAGATGTCGCCATTGCACCATCATTACCAAAAACTGGGTGTACATGAATCAAAAATAGTAGCACGATTTTTAATTATAGGAGTAATGTTGGCGGTATTAACAATCGTAACCTTAAAACTTCGTTAG
- a CDS encoding UDP-N-acetylmuramoyl-L-alanyl-D-glutamate--2,6-diaminopimelate ligase, producing MKLLKDILYKAGIIDVVGSTNLAISSICFDSRLAERGSLFIATKGVSVDGHKFINDTIQKGAIAIVCEELPEQINETVTYIKVKDSSFALGYIASNYYDNPSQQLKLVGVTGTNGKTTVATLLFQLFKELGFHVGLLSTVKNQIHNDIIPSTHTTPDAIAINQLLRKMVEKGCTHCFMEVSSHATAQNRIVGLEFAGALFTNITHDHLDYHKTFDEYIKAKKKFFDLLDSSAFALVNKDDSHASVMLQNTKAIKKYFSIRALADFKAKVIENQFTGLQLNIDGTEVWTKLIGSFNASNLLCVYATAILLKQDKVNVLTTLSNLNPVDGRFQYVRSESGVIGIVDYAHTPDALQNVLNTIKDIRTGNEQVITLVGCGGDRDAQKRPIMAAIACKGSNKIIITSDNPRSEEPEAIIEEMKKGVTAEFTKNVLTIVDRKEAIKTACMLAKPGDIILVAGKGHEKYQEIKGVKHPFDDIQVLTENFKSLTK from the coding sequence ATGAAACTTTTAAAAGACATATTATATAAAGCAGGAATTATAGATGTAGTAGGCTCTACCAATTTAGCCATATCATCTATTTGTTTTGATTCTAGACTTGCAGAACGAGGTAGCTTGTTTATTGCCACAAAAGGTGTAAGTGTTGATGGACATAAATTTATAAATGATACTATACAAAAAGGAGCAATAGCAATAGTTTGCGAAGAATTGCCGGAGCAAATAAACGAAACGGTAACGTACATTAAAGTGAAGGATAGTAGTTTTGCACTTGGCTACATTGCTTCAAATTATTATGATAATCCTTCTCAACAACTAAAGTTAGTAGGCGTTACAGGGACAAACGGAAAAACAACAGTTGCTACTTTGTTGTTTCAATTGTTTAAAGAACTCGGATTTCATGTAGGATTGCTGTCTACTGTCAAGAATCAAATTCACAATGATATAATTCCTTCCACTCACACTACGCCAGATGCAATTGCAATAAACCAATTGTTGCGTAAGATGGTTGAAAAGGGTTGTACACATTGCTTTATGGAAGTTAGCTCGCATGCAACTGCTCAAAATAGAATTGTAGGACTCGAATTTGCAGGAGCTTTATTTACAAATATTACACACGATCACCTTGATTATCATAAAACATTTGACGAGTATATTAAGGCAAAGAAAAAGTTTTTTGATTTGTTGGATAGCAGTGCGTTTGCGCTAGTTAATAAGGACGATTCGCATGCATCTGTTATGCTGCAAAACACAAAGGCAATCAAGAAGTATTTTTCAATTCGAGCGTTGGCCGATTTTAAAGCAAAAGTAATAGAGAATCAGTTTACGGGATTACAATTAAATATTGATGGAACCGAAGTGTGGACAAAGTTAATTGGAAGTTTTAATGCTTCTAATTTACTCTGTGTATATGCTACTGCAATTTTACTTAAGCAAGACAAGGTTAATGTATTAACTACACTAAGTAATTTGAATCCTGTTGATGGAAGGTTTCAGTATGTACGGTCTGAATCAGGTGTGATTGGAATTGTTGATTATGCACATACTCCGGATGCGTTGCAAAATGTGTTGAATACAATAAAAGATATACGAACAGGAAACGAACAGGTTATAACCCTTGTAGGGTGTGGAGGAGATAGGGATGCACAAAAGCGTCCGATTATGGCTGCTATTGCCTGTAAAGGAAGTAATAAGATTATTATAACATCAGATAATCCACGTTCAGAGGAGCCTGAAGCAATTATTGAGGAGATGAAAAAAGGTGTAACCGCAGAGTTTACTAAAAATGTATTAACCATAGTAGATAGAAAAGAAGCCATAAAAACGGCATGTATGCTGGCTAAACCGGGAGATATCATTTTAGTAGCAGGTAAGGGGCATGAAAAATACCAAGAAATAAAAGGAGTAAAGCATCCTTTTGATGACATACAAGTACTAACAGAAAATTTTAAATCACTAACTAAATAA
- a CDS encoding transpeptidase family protein translates to MEDRKDILWRIYLIYISISIFAIAIITKVCIIQFKEGEYWKEKAQSLTTAYKKIDAVRGNIFDVDGSMLATSLPYYEVGMDVNTDYLSDELFKSKVDSLALCLSNLFKDRTSKEYYRLLVGARKQKDRYVLLKKDVSYKELQQLKKFPLFKLGRYKGGLLYVQTNKRERPFKYLAARTIGYDRIDAKPIGIEGAFNNYLQGISGQRLMQKIAGGVWMPINNTNEVEPEDGCDIITTIDINIQDVAENALHAQLLKQNAGYGCVVLMEVATGEIRAIANLTRQDSGKYTESFNYAIGAATEPGSTFKLATLAAAMEDGYIDITDTIDIGNGSAKFYDLEIKDSHHPEKSRVSVKEIFEQSSNVGVAKIAFKYYAKNPQKFIDRLGTMGLTAPLKISIPGEAMPRIKNTSDKDWYGTTLPSMSRGYELMLTPLHILAFYNAFANNGIMVRPQFVKEILKEGQSIKKFERDIINPSVASKSTIEQARRMMEGVVSNGTAKNLKAASYRIAGKTGTAQIAKREGGYGKNKTGGVTYQASFVGYFPAENPKYSCIVVVNAPSNNVYYGNVVAGPIFREIADKVYSTSFDIHQSVNDNQKFLTINTPFTKSGNRKDIDSIYSVLKCKTRTALAQGDWVAPVLRDSTIKEFTSNVVTKDLKRGVMPNLTGMMAKDVVYLLENRGMHVRLKGKGVIVKQSIEIGKKINKGILVELELS, encoded by the coding sequence TTGGAAGATAGAAAAGACATACTTTGGAGGATATACCTTATTTATATAAGCATTAGCATATTTGCTATTGCTATTATAACCAAAGTTTGCATCATCCAATTTAAAGAAGGCGAATATTGGAAAGAGAAAGCGCAAAGTCTTACCACTGCCTACAAAAAGATTGATGCCGTGAGAGGAAATATTTTTGATGTAGATGGTAGCATGTTGGCTACATCACTCCCTTACTATGAAGTGGGGATGGATGTGAATACCGATTATCTGAGCGATGAATTATTTAAATCGAAAGTTGATTCACTCGCACTTTGTTTATCCAATTTATTTAAAGACAGAACGTCTAAAGAATACTATCGTTTGCTAGTTGGTGCAAGAAAACAGAAAGACAGATATGTACTATTAAAGAAAGATGTTTCCTATAAAGAATTGCAACAGCTGAAAAAATTTCCTCTATTTAAATTGGGCAGGTATAAAGGCGGTCTGCTTTATGTGCAAACAAATAAGCGTGAGCGGCCATTCAAATATCTTGCAGCAAGAACAATTGGCTACGATAGAATAGATGCAAAACCAATTGGGATAGAAGGTGCATTTAATAATTATTTGCAAGGAATTAGCGGTCAGCGGTTGATGCAAAAAATTGCAGGTGGTGTATGGATGCCTATCAATAATACGAATGAGGTAGAGCCGGAAGACGGTTGTGATATTATTACCACCATAGATATTAATATACAAGATGTAGCAGAGAATGCGCTACATGCCCAATTATTAAAACAAAATGCCGGATATGGATGTGTTGTATTGATGGAGGTAGCTACCGGAGAAATTAGAGCCATTGCAAATCTTACACGCCAAGACAGCGGAAAATACACCGAAAGTTTTAATTACGCTATAGGCGCTGCTACTGAGCCGGGTTCTACATTTAAGCTTGCAACACTTGCAGCTGCAATGGAGGATGGTTATATAGATATAACCGATACCATTGATATTGGAAATGGCTCAGCCAAATTCTATGATCTTGAAATTAAAGATTCGCACCATCCTGAAAAGAGCAGAGTTTCTGTAAAAGAAATTTTCGAGCAAAGCTCAAACGTAGGTGTAGCAAAGATTGCGTTTAAGTACTACGCAAAAAATCCGCAAAAGTTTATCGACAGACTAGGAACAATGGGCTTGACAGCTCCGCTCAAAATTTCGATTCCTGGAGAGGCAATGCCTAGGATTAAGAACACGTCTGATAAAGATTGGTACGGTACTACATTGCCATCCATGTCTCGGGGGTATGAATTGATGCTTACGCCATTGCATATTTTGGCATTCTACAATGCGTTTGCAAATAATGGAATAATGGTTCGTCCGCAATTTGTAAAAGAAATTTTGAAAGAAGGACAATCCATTAAAAAATTTGAAAGAGACATTATAAATCCATCCGTAGCTTCTAAATCTACAATAGAACAAGCACGCAGGATGATGGAAGGCGTGGTTTCAAACGGAACAGCAAAAAATCTAAAAGCAGCGTCTTATCGAATTGCCGGAAAAACAGGAACTGCTCAAATTGCAAAGCGAGAAGGTGGTTATGGAAAAAATAAAACAGGTGGCGTTACATACCAAGCATCTTTTGTAGGTTATTTTCCGGCTGAAAATCCAAAGTATTCTTGCATTGTGGTGGTGAATGCGCCATCTAATAATGTGTATTATGGAAACGTTGTGGCTGGTCCAATCTTTCGCGAAATAGCCGACAAGGTCTATTCCACCAGTTTTGATATTCACCAATCTGTAAATGACAATCAGAAATTTTTAACCATCAATACTCCTTTTACTAAAAGTGGAAACAGAAAAGATATTGATTCTATTTATTCTGTATTGAAGTGTAAAACACGAACAGCTCTTGCACAAGGAGATTGGGTGGCTCCGGTTCTAAGGGATTCTACCATTAAAGAGTTTACATCTAATGTTGTTACAAAAGATTTGAAAAGAGGAGTAATGCCTAATCTAACCGGAATGATGGCGAAAGACGTTGTGTATTTGCTTGAAAATAGAGGGATGCACGTGAGATTAAAGGGTAAGGGTGTAATTGTAAAACAATCAATCGAAATCGGAAAAAAAATTAATAAAGGAATTTTAGTAGAACTAGAACTATCCTAA
- the rsmH gene encoding 16S rRNA (cytosine(1402)-N(4))-methyltransferase RsmH: MYHIPVLLHDVVDALNLQKDGIYVDATYGGGGHAKEILTHLDKGKLIGFDQDLDATKNVLETNQLVFVRQNFRYLKNFLRYLNFLPVDGILADLGVSSHQFDEAKRGFSIRFDDVLDMRMDADNPLSAQRILNEYDENKLTKLFRMYGEVDGAYRIAKMIVQKRAVSEIRTTNDLKSAISSVIPPHKENQFLAKIFQALRIEINDEINALKEFLMQAQQVLRPGGRLVVISYHSLEDRLVKDFMRSGKFEGEAEKDLYGNDLSPFEVITRKPIIPTEEEISKNNRARSAKLRAAKKR; encoded by the coding sequence ATGTATCACATCCCCGTTCTTTTACATGATGTAGTAGATGCGTTGAATTTGCAAAAAGATGGAATTTATGTGGATGCTACCTATGGAGGTGGCGGACATGCAAAAGAAATTTTGACACACTTGGATAAAGGAAAGTTAATTGGATTCGACCAAGATTTAGACGCAACTAAAAATGTGTTAGAGACCAATCAGTTGGTTTTTGTTAGACAGAACTTTAGGTACCTCAAAAATTTTTTAAGGTATCTGAATTTTCTTCCGGTAGATGGCATACTAGCTGATTTAGGGGTTTCTTCCCATCAATTTGATGAGGCTAAAAGAGGCTTTTCCATACGATTTGATGATGTTTTAGATATGCGGATGGATGCGGATAATCCGTTAAGTGCTCAACGAATATTGAATGAGTATGATGAAAATAAGTTGACCAAACTTTTTAGAATGTACGGAGAAGTTGATGGGGCTTATCGAATAGCGAAAATGATTGTTCAAAAAAGAGCTGTTTCGGAAATTCGAACCACAAACGATTTAAAATCGGCCATTTCCAGTGTAATTCCACCACATAAAGAAAATCAATTTTTAGCTAAAATATTTCAAGCACTACGAATCGAAATAAATGATGAAATAAATGCATTAAAAGAATTTTTGATGCAGGCACAGCAGGTATTGAGACCTGGAGGGAGATTGGTGGTAATTTCTTACCATTCTTTAGAAGATAGATTAGTTAAAGACTTTATGCGTTCGGGGAAGTTTGAAGGAGAGGCAGAAAAGGATTTGTATGGGAATGATTTGTCTCCATTTGAGGTAATAACTCGAAAGCCAATAATACCAACAGAAGAAGAAATTAGTAAAAACAACAGAGCTCGGAGCGCCAAGCTTCGTGCTGCAAAAAAAAGATAG
- the mraZ gene encoding division/cell wall cluster transcriptional repressor MraZ, with protein MANFIGEYVCKVDAKGRVVLPAGLKKQISPEAQEKFVVNRGFEKHLVLYPFNEWQIISAEVNKLNLYVKKNRDFVRKFMNGATEVELDNINRFLLPKRLTEYAEMKNEVILFAYANRIEIWAKEEYERTMKDDTQDFASLAEEVMGNKSSTDKELE; from the coding sequence ATGGCAAACTTCATTGGAGAATATGTATGTAAAGTAGATGCAAAGGGCAGAGTGGTGCTTCCTGCGGGTTTGAAAAAACAGATTTCTCCAGAAGCGCAAGAAAAGTTTGTGGTAAATCGTGGTTTCGAGAAGCACTTGGTTCTTTATCCGTTTAACGAATGGCAGATAATTAGTGCGGAGGTAAATAAGTTGAATTTGTACGTGAAGAAGAATAGAGACTTTGTACGAAAGTTTATGAATGGAGCAACGGAAGTGGAGTTGGATAACATCAATAGATTTTTGTTGCCAAAAAGATTGACCGAGTACGCGGAAATGAAAAATGAAGTAATTCTTTTTGCCTATGCAAACAGAATTGAAATATGGGCAAAAGAAGAGTACGAAAGAACCATGAAGGATGATACTCAAGATTTTGCATCCTTGGCTGAAGAGGTTATGGGGAATAAGTCTTCAACCGATAAAGAGTTAGAATAA